CCTCGTCCTTGAGGAAGTGGTCCCACCAGCGCAGGGTCTCCTGCAGGAAGCCGATCGAGGGGCCGGGCGGCAGGCCCCGGTCGGGGTACTGGTGCGACCAGGGACCGACGATGCCCCGGACCGGACCACCCAGAGCACGGTCGCCGTCGGCCGCCTGGTCCCCCGCGGCGACGAGCCGCAGGACCGTGTCGCGGTAGGGGTCGTTCCACCCGCCGACCGCGAGCACCGCGGCCTTGATCGCCGAGTAGTCCTCGATCACGCTGCCGTGGCGCCAGTAGTCGTCGCGCGTCTGGTGGTCGAGCCAGGTGTGGACGAACGGCTCGGTGTGCTCGAGGCGGTCGAGCCACTGCTCCTTCCACCGGTCGCCCACGACGGCCGGGTCCGGGGGCCGGGAGCAGAACGCGAGCATGGTCGCGGCCCACGCGTGCATGTCGACGGCGAGGACCGATCCGCCCGTGTAGTGCACGTCGTTGTCGTACCGGTCGTCGGTCGAGCAGACCGTGACGATCGCGCGCAGCGCCTCGGGCGCGAGGGCCGCGACCTGCAGGGCGTTGAACCCGCCCCACGAGATGCCGAACATCCCGACCCTGCCGCTGCACCACTCCTGCGCCGCGAGCCACTCGACGACCGCGACACCGTCGGCGAGCTCGGTCGGCGAGTACTCGTCGTCCTGGTGGCCGTCCGAGTTCCCGCTGCCGCGGAGGTCGACGCGCACCGACGCGTACCCGTGGCCCGCGTAGTACGGGTGGCGCTGCGCGTCGCGCGGGGCGGTCCAGTCGGACAGCCGGTAGGGCAGGTACTCCAGGATCGCGGGGACCGGCGCGGGGTCGACGGGTCGCCACACGCGCGCGGCGAGGCGCGTGCCGTCGGCGAGGGGTATCCAGTGGTCCTCGACCGTGGTCTCGAACGGGAGCTCGGTCACGTACCGCATGGTCGTTCCTCCGGTGCTGGGTGGTGCGGGTGGTGCGATCGGTCGGGTGGTGGTCGTCCGGCGACGCCGGTGGCGCGGGTCGCGCCCCTCAGTGGACGGGATGCATGGTCCGCTTCATCCAGGGCGAGAGGATCAGGACGACGACCGCGACGAGCACGGCCACGGCCCCGTTGAGCGTGAAGTAGAGGCCGTCGGGGATCTCGCCGTAGAACCGGACGGTCTGCGCCTGGATACCGTTCGCGAGCGCGATCGACAGGAACCACACGGCCATCGACTGGCTCGAGAAGGCCGCGGGGGCGAGCTTGGTCGTCGCGGACAGGCCCGTCGTCTGGAGCAGCACGTCACCGAGGCCCAGCAGGAGGAGCGAGGCCAGGAGCCACCACACGGCGATCTTCCAGTCGCCGCTCTGCCCCGTCACCGCGGGCACGAGGATCAGGTAGGACAGCCCGCCGAGGAGCGCGCCGATCGCGATCTTCTTGGACGCGTGCGGCTGCCGGGGGCCGAGCCAGGTCCACAGGGCCGCGACCACGGGCGCGACGAGCACCTCGACGCCGCCGAGGAACGAGCTGAACCAGGCGGCCGGTGCCTCCCACCCGAAGATCGTGCGCTCGACGTGCTGGTCGGCCAGCAGGATCAGGACGCTGTACGCCTGGAAGAGCACGAAGTTGAACGCGACCGACGCGAACCACAGCACGAGGAACGGTCGCAGCCGACCGCGCTCCTCACCCGTGACCCGAGGGCTGCGGAACATGACCGTGAAGTAGGCGATGGGCGCGGCCATCGCGATCACCGTCAGCACGTCGACGACGCCCGCGATGCTGAGCCGCCCCACGAGCGCGAGCCCGACGGCGAGGAGCACCACCCCGGCCGCGACCCCTCCCAGGATCCACAGGGTCCGGCGCATCACGGCCGGCGGCAGCGGCGCCTCGGGGCCGCGCCCGTGCCCGGGGACGTGCTTGCGGCCCACGACGTACTGGACCACTCCCGCGGTCATGCCGATCGCGGCGGCCGAGAACCCCCAGTGCCACCCCACGTCGGCGCCGAGCCAGCCCGTCACGAGGGGACCGAAGAACGCCCCGACGTTGATGCCCATGTAGTAGAGCGCGAACCCGGCGTCGCGGCGCTCGTCGGTGGTCGAGTAGAGCTTGCCCACGAGGGTCGACACGTTGGGCTTGAGCAGGCCCGTGCCCAGGCTGATGAGGACCAGCCCGAGCCAGGTCGAGAGCTCGGCGGGGACCGCCATGGTGTAGTGCCCGCACGCGATGAGGATCCCGCCCCACAGGACCGCGCGGTACGAGCCCAGGACCCGGTCAGCGATCCACCCGCCGCCGACCGAGACCAGGTAGACCATGGTCCCGTAGCCGGCCGCGATCGAGGCCGCGGGGCCCGCCGCCATCCCGAGCCCGTCGTCGGCGACCGACGCGGTGAAGAACAGGACGAGGATCGCCTGCATCCCGAGGAAGGAGAACCGCTCCCAGACCTCGAGGCCGAACAGGGTCGACAGACCTCGGGGGTGCCCGAAGAAGGCCCGGTCGTCCGGGTCTGCCGCGGGGTCTGCCGGTCGTGCGTCCTCGGTCGTCAACAACCCTCCAGCGATCGGTCGGCCCGTCGCAGGTCCGCGCAGGCATCCTTCCAACCTAAGGAGGATCGGGTCACGTGGCCACAGGGACGCCGGCCCGTGGATGTCGAGCCCGAGGTCGGTCAGGCGACCTGGCCACGTCGCCGGACCAGCCCCGGGTTCGACACCGCCGGGTTCTCGGGGTCAGCGCGTCAGGTCCGCGATCCGGGTCAGCAGGCCGTCCCGCACGGTCAGCCACTCGTCGGACAGGACCGAGAAGTAGGCGGTGTCCCCGCGCGAGCCGTCGGGCGCGACCCGGTGGCTGCGCAGCACCCCCTCGGGCACCGCACCGAGCCGCTGGATCGCGGCGATCGAGCGCGCGTTGCGCGCGTCGGCACGCAGCGCCACGCGCTCGACGTCGAGCACCTCGAACGCGTGCCGCAGCAGCAGGTACTTGCACACCGGGTTGGTCACGCCGCCCCACCACGGCCGGTCGTAGAAGGTCGAGCCCAGCTCGACGCGCCGCTGCGCGGGCGACCACTCGTAGAGCGAGGTGCTGCCGCGGACGGACGTGGCGCCGTCGGGCCCCTCGCCGGGAGCAGCCGGCCCGACGACGGCCCACGCCAGGCGCCCCGGCGCCGCCACCGCCTCGCCCACGTAGGCGGACATCGCGGGCGTACCGCGCGGCGTGGGCGACGACATCCCCGCCCACAGGGCGTCGTCGACGAACGCGCCGAGCGCCTGCGCGTGCTCCTCGGCGAGCGGCTCGAGCCGCAGCCCGAACCCTTCCAGGACGACGTCGTTCTCCATGCGGGCATCCTGCCCGACCAGTTGTGAAGGTCTCGTGGACCGCCCGTCCTCCGAGATGCGAGTCACCGGGAGCCCTGCCTACGGTCGACAGGTAGCACCCACCAACACCGAGGGAGGAACCCCCATGGGACTGGGAGACAAGGCGAAGCACGCGGCCGAGGAGGCCAAGGGCAAGGTCAAGGAAGGTGCCGGCAAGGCGACCGGTAACGAGCGCCTCGAGGCCGAGGGCCACGCCGACCAGGCGAAGGCCAACGTCAAGCAGGCCGGCGACGACGTCAAGGACGCCTTCAAGAAGGACTGAGTCCGCCCGCAGACGAAGACCGCCCCGGGACCCTGCAGGGTCCCGGGGCGGTGCTGTGGACGGGGTGGACGACGAGCGGGCAGGTCAGAGCGCGATGACCGGGGGCAGGTCGGCGACCGCGGTGAGGTCGGCCGGACCGGCGGCACCCGTGGCCTCGAAGCCGAGGGTCCCCGCGAACGACTCCTCACCGACCGGTGGCACCACGGTGAGGAACGGCGGGCCCACGGGCACGCCGACCGCGGGCGGCCCCGCGGGCTCGACCAGACCGATCACGGGCACGATGCGCGGGCTCGTGATCCGCGCGAGCAGGCCGAGCTCGACGCCCGCCCACTCGTGCGCCAGGATCGAGAAGCACACCGAGTCCGCGCGCGTCCCGTCGGGAGCCGTGCGATGGCCGCGCATGACACCCTCCTCGTACGCGCCGAGGCGACGCATCGCGGCGAGCGAGCGCGCGTTGCGCGCGTCGACCCGGAACCCCACGCGGTGCACGTCCCACGACTCGAACGCATGTCGGAGCAGCAACCATTTCGAGACCGGGTTGACGAGGCTCCCCCACGTGGAGCGGGCGTAGAAGGTCCGCCCGATCTCCACGCGCCTGTCGTCGAGCGACAGGTCACGGAAAGCGGTGCTCCCCACCACGAGACCCGAGCCCGCGTCGACGACCGCGAAGGCCGTCAGGGCGCGGGTGGCGCGGGTGTCCTCGATGAAGTTCACCATCCCGACCTCCCCCTCGGGGAGGGTCGTACTCATGCCTGCCCACATCGACGGATCGACGATCTGGGCCAGCGCACCGGCGTGCGCGACAGCCAGGGGTTCGAGGCGGAACCCGTGGCCTTCTAGGTGGACATCGTGCTGCACAGCGCATATCAGAACACACGCAGGCGTCGCCGCCAAGACCACGGAGCGGTCGACTGTGAACGGGCGGGTGACGCGCTGGTGAACGTTGGGGTTCGGGCAGCGTCTGCGCAGGTCAGAGGCTACTCAGGCGGGGGCGGGTCCGCAGCCGACGGCGGCCGTGATGTTGCCCGCCGCGGCCGTCGCGAACAGGCCCGAGAGGCCCGCGACCTGCAGGAGCGGACGCGGGTCGTCGCTCACGACCCAGCAGCCGTCCACGACCTCGTACCGGGCCGTGGCCCCCTCGCTCACCCAGGTGCGCAGCGCGGTGACGAGACGCTCGATCTCCTCGCCCGTCGTGCCGACCCCGATCGACGCCCTGATCGCCCCGGCCGGGAAGCCCAGCCGGGCCAGGAGCGGGTGCGCGCAGAAGCGGCCGTCGCGCACGCCGATGCCATGCTCGGCCGACAGGTAGGCCGCGACGAGCCCCGCGTCGGAGCCGTCGACCGAGAAGGTCACGACCCCCACAGGATCCACGGCGTCGGCCCAGGCGCGGACGACGCGCACGCCGTCGATCGCCTCGAGCCCCGCGACGAGCCGGGCCCGCAGCTCGGTCTCGTGCGCGACGAGCTCGCCGGGCTCGAGCGCCGCGAGCGCGTCGCACGCC
This region of Oerskovia jenensis genomic DNA includes:
- a CDS encoding peptide MFS transporter; amino-acid sequence: MTTEDARPADPAADPDDRAFFGHPRGLSTLFGLEVWERFSFLGMQAILVLFFTASVADDGLGMAAGPAASIAAGYGTMVYLVSVGGGWIADRVLGSYRAVLWGGILIACGHYTMAVPAELSTWLGLVLISLGTGLLKPNVSTLVGKLYSTTDERRDAGFALYYMGINVGAFFGPLVTGWLGADVGWHWGFSAAAIGMTAGVVQYVVGRKHVPGHGRGPEAPLPPAVMRRTLWILGGVAAGVVLLAVGLALVGRLSIAGVVDVLTVIAMAAPIAYFTVMFRSPRVTGEERGRLRPFLVLWFASVAFNFVLFQAYSVLILLADQHVERTIFGWEAPAAWFSSFLGGVEVLVAPVVAALWTWLGPRQPHASKKIAIGALLGGLSYLILVPAVTGQSGDWKIAVWWLLASLLLLGLGDVLLQTTGLSATTKLAPAAFSSQSMAVWFLSIALANGIQAQTVRFYGEIPDGLYFTLNGAVAVLVAVVVLILSPWMKRTMHPVH
- a CDS encoding GNAT family N-acetyltransferase, which produces MENDVVLEGFGLRLEPLAEEHAQALGAFVDDALWAGMSSPTPRGTPAMSAYVGEAVAAPGRLAWAVVGPAAPGEGPDGATSVRGSTSLYEWSPAQRRVELGSTFYDRPWWGGVTNPVCKYLLLRHAFEVLDVERVALRADARNARSIAAIQRLGAVPEGVLRSHRVAPDGSRGDTAYFSVLSDEWLTVRDGLLTRIADLTR
- a CDS encoding CsbD family protein; this translates as MGLGDKAKHAAEEAKGKVKEGAGKATGNERLEAEGHADQAKANVKQAGDDVKDAFKKD
- a CDS encoding GNAT family N-acetyltransferase, with protein sequence MVLAATPACVLICAVQHDVHLEGHGFRLEPLAVAHAGALAQIVDPSMWAGMSTTLPEGEVGMVNFIEDTRATRALTAFAVVDAGSGLVVGSTAFRDLSLDDRRVEIGRTFYARSTWGSLVNPVSKWLLLRHAFESWDVHRVGFRVDARNARSLAAMRRLGAYEEGVMRGHRTAPDGTRADSVCFSILAHEWAGVELGLLARITSPRIVPVIGLVEPAGPPAVGVPVGPPFLTVVPPVGEESFAGTLGFEATGAAGPADLTAVADLPPVIAL